The nucleotide sequence CCTGCCCGCTGAGGGGGCCGGCCATCAGCCAGGTGGCGGCCTCGGCCATCACCTCGACCGGCTCGATCCAGTCCGGGTGTCGCTCGGCCGACTGCGCGACCACGGCGGCAGCCGCCGCCGTTGCCACGATCTTGTACGGCAGCAGCACGTTGGCGGTGATGCCGCTCCCATGCAGCTCTGCCGCCAGCGCTTCGGTGTAACGGTGCAGGGCCGCCTTGCTGACCCCGTAATAGCCGAGGCTGTGGACGAAGCGGGCAGGGCCGGGATACGGCACCGGCGGTTGCCGTGCCATCTCGCTGCCGATATTGAGGATGCGCCCCCAGCCACGCGTCCGCATGGCCGGCAGCGCCTGTTGGATGAGATCCACCGGCGCATCGAGATTCAATGCCAGCATGCGACGCCGCGCCGGCAGATCGATGCTGCCCGGCGAGGCATAGGCACTGATGCCGGCGGCATTGTTGACCAGCAACTCGACCGCGCCGAACGCCGCGGCAACCCGATCCATCAGGCCTTCGCGGGCTGCGTCTTCCGCAAGGTCGGCGACCACCGCCCGGGCACGGCCACCGCTGGCCACGATATCGGCCATCACCGCCTCCAGCGCGGTCGCCGAGCGCGGCGAGGCCAGCCCCACCACCTGCGCGCCCTCCGCCGCCAACCGTCGGGCAATGGCCGCGCCGATGCCGCGCGAGGCGCCGGTGACCAGGGCCACCCGGCCGTCGAATCGGGGATGCACGGCGCGCTGCGCTATTGCGCAGGCAGCTTCATGCCGGTTTTCGCCAGCAGG is from Flagellatimonas centrodinii and encodes:
- a CDS encoding SDR family NAD(P)-dependent oxidoreductase encodes the protein MHPRFDGRVALVTGASRGIGAAIARRLAAEGAQVVGLASPRSATALEAVMADIVASGGRARAVVADLAEDAAREGLMDRVAAAFGAVELLVNNAAGISAYASPGSIDLPARRRMLALNLDAPVDLIQQALPAMRTRGWGRILNIGSEMARQPPVPYPGPARFVHSLGYYGVSKAALHRYTEALAAELHGSGITANVLLPYKIVATAAAAAVVAQSAERHPDWIEPVEVMAEAATWLMAGPLSGQVAVSRTLLHQAQAPVHALDGRTLLGDALLAHNGKDTST